One genomic region from Listeria monocytogenes encodes:
- a CDS encoding cryptochrome/photolyase family protein encodes MTSVMWFRRDLRVNDNKALYHACKEDDLLLLFQVNPAQFITGSPSHQAFFASVAHFKQEVDKTALLQIMFGEPVECLKQLKETLPSWDKVYFNRDETGYGAERDEAAKTFFDEQEIEVQAFHDSYLHSAEEVKKSPTEYYKIFTPYYKKWREEIKETPFKVTLKADNIRKENLFPKYEEQFAEMTCDLPILDSGEKTANTRLANFIKHDVADYDKARDFPELDKTSHLSRYLRTGEISVRTIWQALQENEATEGRAIFEKELCWRDFYNMIYVSFPNQKNEPIQENYRFIEWENNREFFKAWQDGKTGFPLVDAAMRQLKETGWMHNRLRMVTASFLTKDLLIDWRFGEKYFQQMLIDYDSASNIGGWQWAASTGTDAVPYFRIFNPTTQSQKFDPTGKFIREYVKELANLPDKFIHQPEKMSEIEQKEHGLLLGKDYPFPIVDHKERRKLAIARYEFSKEHYRGNI; translated from the coding sequence ATGACTTCTGTAATGTGGTTTCGGAGAGATCTTCGAGTAAATGATAATAAAGCCCTCTATCATGCTTGTAAAGAGGACGATTTGCTTTTGTTATTTCAAGTAAATCCAGCACAGTTCATCACAGGAAGTCCTAGCCACCAAGCTTTTTTTGCAAGTGTGGCTCATTTTAAGCAAGAAGTTGATAAAACCGCGCTTTTACAAATCATGTTTGGTGAACCGGTAGAATGCTTAAAACAATTAAAAGAAACGCTACCAAGCTGGGATAAAGTTTATTTCAACCGCGATGAAACAGGTTACGGAGCAGAGCGGGACGAAGCGGCGAAAACTTTCTTTGACGAACAAGAAATAGAGGTTCAAGCCTTCCACGACAGCTACCTTCACTCAGCAGAAGAAGTAAAAAAATCCCCCACAGAATACTACAAAATCTTTACCCCTTACTATAAAAAATGGCGTGAAGAAATAAAAGAAACGCCGTTCAAAGTGACTTTAAAGGCAGATAATATACGAAAAGAAAACTTATTTCCAAAATACGAAGAACAGTTTGCCGAAATGACTTGCGATTTGCCGATATTAGATTCTGGTGAAAAAACAGCGAACACAAGACTCGCGAATTTTATTAAACACGATGTTGCTGACTATGACAAAGCGAGAGATTTCCCAGAACTGGATAAAACGAGCCATTTATCACGCTATTTACGGACAGGAGAAATCTCGGTTCGGACGATTTGGCAGGCACTTCAAGAAAACGAAGCTACAGAAGGACGAGCCATATTTGAAAAAGAGCTTTGTTGGCGTGACTTTTATAATATGATTTATGTTTCTTTTCCTAACCAAAAAAACGAGCCTATCCAAGAAAATTATCGTTTTATTGAATGGGAAAACAACCGTGAATTTTTCAAAGCGTGGCAAGATGGAAAGACTGGTTTTCCGCTCGTTGATGCAGCGATGCGCCAGTTGAAAGAAACTGGTTGGATGCATAATCGATTAAGGATGGTTACGGCCTCCTTTTTAACGAAAGACTTGCTGATTGATTGGCGATTTGGGGAAAAATATTTTCAACAAATGCTGATTGATTATGATTCTGCGAGTAATATTGGTGGCTGGCAATGGGCGGCTTCGACTGGAACAGATGCGGTGCCATACTTTAGGATTTTCAACCCAACGACACAATCACAAAAATTTGATCCGACGGGGAAATTTATTCGAGAATACGTAAAAGAATTAGCGAATTTACCTGATAAATTCATTCATCAACCAGAAAAAATGTCAGAAATAGAGCAGAAAGAGCATGGTTTGCTATTAGGAAAAGACTATCCATTTCCGATAGTTGACCATAAAGAACGGCGGAAATTAGCCATTGCACGCTACGAGTTTAGCAAAGAGCATTATAGGGGAAATATATAG
- a CDS encoding DUF2177 family protein gives MAQFLKLFLTSAVVFLVFDLFWLLVASKKMYQQFIGDLMGDVRLAPAVIFYFIYVVGVTFFVLLPGTEKGSLGYTILAGALFGLVCYATYDLTNLATLKDWPITMTIIDLVWGTAVTTVTSVIVYFINLHFFSGAGS, from the coding sequence ATGGCACAATTTTTAAAGCTATTTCTAACGAGTGCAGTAGTTTTCTTGGTTTTTGATCTTTTTTGGTTACTCGTAGCTTCTAAAAAAATGTATCAACAATTTATTGGGGATTTAATGGGGGATGTAAGACTTGCTCCGGCAGTTATTTTTTATTTTATTTATGTTGTTGGAGTTACTTTTTTCGTGTTACTTCCTGGGACGGAAAAAGGAAGTTTAGGTTATACGATATTAGCCGGCGCGCTATTTGGCCTAGTTTGTTATGCTACGTATGATTTGACGAACTTAGCGACATTGAAGGATTGGCCGATTACGATGACCATTATTGATCTTGTTTGGGGAACAGCTGTGACGACTGTGACTTCGGTCATTGTTTACTTTATTAATTTGCATTTCTTCTCGGGAGCAGGTTCCTAA
- a CDS encoding DAK2 domain-containing protein, translating to MESESKRLLQSMLNGAAEVISKKDELNRINVFPVADGDTGSNLASLMQAIIDHVSPREYSTKELLEEVASAALIGARGNSGMIFAQYLNAVAESYHHIESTFDGLVIAFQKAVHKAYEALLDPKEGTILSVMKAWSEELAGTYEQERSFQQSLLNAQIVAEKALINTEFQMPILRKNRLVDSGAKGFYYFIAGLTNAYCGKAISAPVRFMEVEQTAEHMHVETSEPKYRYCSEFIIKQATISHQRLQEVLASKGDSLVIAGNEKQIKIHIHTNEPKEVLSLMAAYGMMTYQKVDDMRLQYEVTKKPRAKIAIVTDSIADLPEAFLLEHQVHVLPMNILAGDENFLDKLTVGPDMMQEKLRKQTKMSTAQPTIRTVDALLSFLENKYEHVLVISVAAKLSGTYQLIKQRIKARELSSDWIRVIDSKLNSVAQGILVKQAVELVESGKSWESIYPEVEQMIERTFIYVAVADLSPMVQSGRIPRVLGKLAQKLSLYPIVSLDESGDGKLIGVSFSQKQSMKKIIKKIAKLQLKELAITHVSSRDNAAIWQKQLEKETGKISYLVDSSAAIAISAGLGSVAVAGIKKEETI from the coding sequence ATGGAGTCTGAAAGCAAACGTCTATTACAAAGTATGCTGAACGGGGCGGCAGAAGTAATTAGTAAAAAAGATGAGCTCAATCGAATTAATGTTTTTCCCGTAGCTGATGGCGATACGGGTAGTAATTTAGCTTCTTTAATGCAAGCGATTATTGATCATGTTTCTCCAAGAGAATATTCAACTAAGGAGTTACTGGAAGAAGTGGCTAGCGCGGCGCTCATCGGTGCTCGTGGCAATTCTGGGATGATTTTTGCGCAATATTTAAATGCCGTTGCAGAGAGTTATCATCACATCGAATCTACTTTTGATGGATTAGTTATAGCATTTCAAAAAGCGGTTCATAAAGCTTATGAAGCCTTGTTAGATCCAAAAGAAGGAACTATTTTGTCTGTGATGAAGGCGTGGTCTGAGGAGCTTGCTGGCACATACGAACAGGAGCGTTCTTTCCAACAATCACTTTTAAATGCACAAATAGTTGCGGAGAAAGCCTTGATTAATACAGAATTTCAAATGCCGATTTTACGAAAAAACCGATTAGTGGATTCTGGTGCGAAAGGGTTTTATTACTTTATCGCCGGACTTACAAATGCTTATTGTGGTAAAGCGATTTCTGCACCCGTTCGTTTTATGGAAGTAGAGCAAACAGCGGAACATATGCATGTTGAAACAAGCGAGCCGAAATATCGTTATTGCTCGGAATTTATTATCAAACAAGCGACTATCTCACATCAGCGTTTACAGGAAGTTCTCGCTTCTAAAGGGGATTCCTTAGTAATCGCAGGTAATGAAAAACAAATAAAAATCCATATCCACACAAATGAACCAAAAGAAGTTTTAAGCCTCATGGCAGCATACGGCATGATGACTTATCAAAAAGTAGATGATATGCGTCTGCAATATGAAGTAACGAAAAAACCGCGGGCAAAGATTGCTATTGTGACGGATTCGATAGCTGATTTGCCAGAAGCATTTTTACTGGAGCATCAAGTGCATGTGTTACCAATGAATATTTTAGCGGGAGATGAGAATTTTCTCGATAAATTGACGGTTGGCCCGGACATGATGCAAGAAAAACTAAGAAAACAAACTAAAATGAGCACAGCCCAGCCAACGATTCGAACGGTCGATGCCTTATTATCATTTTTAGAAAATAAATATGAACACGTGCTTGTTATCTCTGTTGCGGCGAAATTAAGCGGAACTTATCAATTAATCAAACAGCGGATAAAAGCGCGGGAGTTGTCCTCGGACTGGATACGTGTAATTGATTCTAAATTAAATTCGGTCGCGCAAGGAATTTTAGTGAAACAAGCAGTAGAACTAGTGGAATCAGGTAAATCATGGGAATCTATTTATCCTGAAGTGGAACAAATGATTGAGCGGACCTTTATTTATGTGGCGGTTGCAGATTTGTCGCCGATGGTGCAGTCTGGCAGAATTCCACGAGTGTTAGGAAAGCTTGCACAGAAATTATCACTCTATCCGATTGTGAGTTTGGACGAATCCGGGGATGGCAAATTGATAGGCGTATCGTTTAGTCAAAAACAAAGTATGAAAAAAATCATTAAAAAAATAGCAAAATTACAGCTGAAAGAGCTGGCGATTACACATGTTTCTTCAAGAGACAACGCGGCAATTTGGCAGAAGCAACTTGAAAAAGAAACTGGAAAGATCAGCTACTTAGTGGATAGTTCAGCAGCCATTGCGATTAGTGCTGGACTCGGAAGTGTCGCAGTCGCGGGGATTAAAAAGGAGGAAACGATATGA
- a CDS encoding DUF1295 domain-containing protein, with protein MYWTVALALLVYFILWFIISKIKGKYSLVDIAWGGGFVVVAWTGFLTTFSVTTQSITILILVTLWGVRLFWHLARRNWNKPEDYRYVNMRKRWGTTLVNLKAFLNVFVLQGVLLFIIALPITHSFANETATFAWWQILGIVIWIIGFIFEVGGDLQLENFKKNPVNKGKLLTSGFWSVTRHPNYFGEALSWWGVFLVALTQLTDLWLITSPIVITLLLLFVSGVPLLEKKYQDRADFQAYANKTSKFFPFIGKKGL; from the coding sequence ATGTATTGGACAGTAGCACTCGCTTTACTTGTTTACTTTATACTCTGGTTTATTATTTCAAAAATAAAAGGAAAATATTCGCTCGTTGATATTGCGTGGGGTGGCGGCTTTGTTGTTGTAGCATGGACTGGATTTTTAACGACATTTAGTGTGACGACACAAAGTATAACCATTCTTATATTAGTTACATTATGGGGTGTTCGTTTGTTTTGGCATTTAGCGCGCCGGAATTGGAACAAACCAGAAGATTATCGCTACGTTAATATGCGCAAACGCTGGGGAACGACATTAGTTAATTTGAAAGCCTTCTTAAATGTCTTCGTGTTGCAAGGTGTTTTATTATTTATTATTGCTTTACCGATTACACATAGTTTTGCTAATGAAACAGCGACATTCGCTTGGTGGCAAATCCTTGGTATTGTTATCTGGATTATTGGCTTTATTTTTGAAGTCGGTGGCGATTTGCAATTAGAAAACTTTAAAAAGAACCCGGTAAATAAAGGTAAATTACTAACTTCAGGTTTTTGGTCGGTCACACGGCATCCGAATTATTTTGGAGAAGCACTTAGTTGGTGGGGTGTATTTTTAGTTGCCTTAACGCAATTAACAGATTTATGGCTGATTACTAGCCCAATTGTTATTACTTTACTATTACTATTTGTTTCTGGTGTTCCGTTACTTGAAAAAAAATATCAAGATAGAGCAGATTTTCAAGCATATGCGAACAAAACGTCAAAATTTTTCCCGTTTATTGGTAAAAAAGGTCTGTAA
- a CDS encoding DUF1269 domain-containing protein, whose product MKKEKTVLIMNFDEESISYQAFSEMKRLHQERKIIGYQMAVVKHEPGNKLVAQDFLDFTGADKNMKDSLIGMLIGILGGPFGILIGWMVGAIVGSMRDAGEVKDALNVFERTLKTIPEGSTGVILIATEQELANVNDVAMDELHGRVQRMDEAIVAEEIKSAQETEGKAKDSAKKHWFSK is encoded by the coding sequence ATGAAAAAAGAAAAAACAGTGTTAATTATGAATTTTGATGAAGAAAGTATATCTTACCAAGCTTTCTCTGAAATGAAAAGATTGCACCAAGAACGCAAAATCATTGGTTATCAAATGGCGGTTGTAAAACACGAGCCAGGCAATAAACTTGTTGCACAAGATTTTCTTGATTTTACTGGTGCCGATAAAAATATGAAAGATAGCCTTATTGGTATGTTAATTGGTATTTTAGGCGGTCCATTTGGTATTTTAATTGGGTGGATGGTCGGCGCAATCGTTGGTTCCATGCGGGATGCTGGCGAAGTGAAAGATGCTTTAAATGTATTTGAAAGAACATTAAAAACAATTCCTGAAGGTTCAACAGGTGTTATCCTTATTGCGACAGAACAAGAATTAGCAAATGTAAACGACGTAGCAATGGATGAGTTACATGGCCGCGTGCAACGTATGGATGAAGCTATCGTAGCCGAAGAAATTAAAAGCGCGCAAGAAACAGAAGGAAAAGCAAAAGATTCTGCTAAAAAACATTGGTTTAGTAAATAA
- a CDS encoding formate/nitrite transporter family protein — MDVESSPLMQKIDYSTRKKIDLVNNSILRYIVRAMLACLFLTLGTAVAVMIGDKVDHFAPGLGKITYAFMFSWSLVMIIYMNAELGTSNMMYMTTGVYQKIVKPGKALQILLLCIVCNLLGGILAGYLVSLTSVFHNLPADHFLFTAVSGKLEKAPLQIFVEGIFANIVVNTAVLCTLRMKDDAGKVIAMIFIIFIFAFLGFEHVIANFSSFSLAFFASGGTLAAMTAGNVTVNLVLALLGNFVGGGLVIGLGYAWLNRTKSIYKD; from the coding sequence TTGGATGTGGAAAGTAGTCCATTAATGCAGAAAATTGATTATAGTACGCGCAAAAAAATTGATTTAGTAAATAATAGTATTCTTCGTTATATCGTGCGCGCGATGTTAGCATGTTTATTCTTAACCCTAGGAACTGCGGTTGCTGTAATGATTGGTGATAAAGTCGATCATTTCGCTCCAGGACTTGGTAAAATCACCTATGCATTTATGTTTAGTTGGTCGCTCGTTATGATTATTTATATGAATGCTGAGCTTGGTACTTCTAACATGATGTATATGACAACTGGTGTTTATCAAAAAATTGTTAAACCAGGAAAAGCATTACAAATTTTGCTTTTATGTATTGTTTGTAATTTATTGGGTGGAATTCTTGCAGGGTACTTAGTTTCTCTGACATCTGTTTTCCATAATTTACCTGCTGATCATTTCCTATTTACTGCTGTTAGCGGTAAACTTGAAAAAGCACCCCTACAAATTTTTGTAGAAGGTATTTTCGCCAATATTGTTGTAAATACGGCCGTGCTTTGTACACTCCGAATGAAAGATGATGCTGGTAAAGTCATTGCGATGATTTTCATTATTTTCATCTTTGCATTCTTAGGATTTGAACACGTTATCGCCAACTTTTCTTCATTCTCATTAGCATTTTTCGCTTCTGGTGGAACACTTGCTGCAATGACAGCGGGCAATGTGACCGTCAATTTAGTCCTTGCTTTACTGGGGAATTTTGTAGGTGGAGGGCTTGTTATCGGACTCGGCTATGCTTGGCTTAACCGAACGAAATCAATTTATAAAGACTAA
- the metX gene encoding homoserine O-acetyltransferase MetX: MTLQQKELFQKSPLLLENGETLSPVLVGYETYGTLSASRDNCILLEHALTGTAHAAKHFEDDAPGWWDDYIGPGKTIDTDKYFLVCTNVFGGCSGTTGPSSINPKTGEPFRLQFPGFSIKDIIKVQRELLEQLGVTRIVSVIGGSMGGMQATEWAIDYADITDSIINIASPLAAGPDAIGYNLIMRMAILNDPDFNGGNYVGQPEGGLATARMVGMMTYRTSELFSKRFERFTVAESSPAAFSKEHFQIESYLQYQGDTFVERFDANSYLYLTKAIDLFDVTAPAKDDLPAFSKIKIPYLLIGITTDQLFRIHDLRRGYELLKEWDVPVTYHEVASEYGHDAFLVEKEVPKFEPLIRSFLSNLPVKSI; this comes from the coding sequence GTGACCTTACAACAAAAAGAACTATTTCAAAAAAGTCCTCTTCTACTTGAAAATGGAGAAACTTTAAGCCCTGTTTTAGTTGGCTATGAAACATATGGGACACTTTCTGCCTCACGCGATAATTGCATTTTGTTAGAGCACGCACTTACTGGGACGGCACATGCGGCGAAACATTTCGAGGATGATGCGCCTGGTTGGTGGGATGATTATATTGGTCCAGGGAAAACGATTGATACAGACAAATATTTTCTGGTTTGTACCAATGTATTTGGTGGTTGTAGTGGCACGACTGGACCTTCTTCTATTAATCCAAAAACAGGCGAGCCTTTCCGTTTACAGTTTCCCGGTTTTTCGATTAAAGACATAATTAAAGTGCAGCGTGAGCTTTTGGAACAACTTGGAGTTACACGGATTGTTTCGGTGATTGGTGGATCAATGGGTGGTATGCAGGCGACGGAATGGGCGATTGATTATGCTGATATAACTGATAGCATTATTAATATCGCCTCCCCGCTTGCTGCCGGCCCTGACGCGATTGGTTACAACTTGATTATGCGCATGGCGATTTTGAATGATCCTGACTTTAATGGCGGCAACTATGTTGGTCAACCTGAGGGCGGACTTGCCACTGCGCGAATGGTTGGGATGATGACTTATCGGACGAGTGAACTTTTCTCGAAACGATTTGAACGATTCACAGTAGCCGAGTCATCCCCTGCGGCTTTCTCAAAAGAGCATTTTCAAATTGAATCGTATTTGCAATATCAAGGGGATACTTTTGTCGAGCGATTTGACGCGAATAGTTACTTATATTTAACAAAGGCGATTGACTTATTTGATGTTACAGCTCCTGCGAAAGATGATTTACCCGCTTTTTCAAAAATTAAAATTCCTTATTTGCTCATTGGCATTACAACCGATCAGCTTTTCCGGATTCATGATTTGCGCCGTGGTTATGAGCTTTTAAAAGAATGGGATGTGCCGGTTACTTATCATGAAGTAGCTTCTGAATACGGTCATGACGCTTTTCTAGTTGAAAAAGAAGTGCCGAAATTCGAACCGCTCATTCGTTCATTTTTAAGCAATTTACCTGTTAAAAGCATATAA
- a CDS encoding O-acetylhomoserine aminocarboxypropyltransferase/cysteine synthase family protein produces the protein MSNEYKFETIQVHGGHTPDGDTHSRAVPIYQTTSYTFDSPEHAAALFGLQETGNIYTRIMNPTTAVLEERLTLLEGGIGAVATASGMAAITYSILNIAGSGDHIVAAATLYGGTHTLFSHTFKTFGIDVTFVDPNEPENFEKAIKDNTKAVFIETIGNPDINIVDIEKVAKIAHASDIPLIVDNTFATAYLNRPFDFGADIVVYSATKFIGGHGVAIGGAVIDSGKFNWANGKFPKLVVPDDSYNGLSYTNDVGAAAYITKLRVSLLRDTGAALSPFNAFLLILGLETLSLRLEQHVKNAKQVANFLNDHPKVAWVNYPGLKDNKYHELAQKYLPKGPGSIFTFGVKGGYEAGKKVIESVELFSHLANVGDAKSLIIHPASTTHQQLSEEQQLTAGVKPESIRLSIGIENADDIIQDLTKALEQI, from the coding sequence ATGAGTAATGAGTATAAATTCGAAACAATTCAAGTACACGGCGGACACACACCGGACGGAGATACACATTCTAGAGCCGTACCTATTTATCAAACGACGTCATACACATTTGATAGCCCGGAACATGCCGCAGCCTTATTTGGTTTACAAGAAACTGGAAATATTTATACACGAATTATGAATCCGACCACAGCTGTTTTAGAAGAACGGTTAACTTTACTTGAAGGTGGTATTGGTGCGGTTGCAACTGCTTCTGGGATGGCTGCTATTACTTACTCTATTTTAAATATTGCTGGTTCTGGTGATCATATTGTCGCAGCCGCAACACTTTACGGTGGAACGCATACACTTTTCTCCCATACATTTAAAACTTTTGGAATTGATGTAACTTTCGTTGACCCTAATGAACCAGAAAATTTCGAAAAAGCGATTAAAGATAATACGAAAGCTGTTTTTATAGAAACAATTGGGAATCCTGATATTAATATTGTTGATATCGAAAAAGTAGCAAAAATTGCGCACGCATCCGATATCCCGCTCATCGTTGACAACACATTCGCGACCGCTTATTTGAATCGGCCGTTTGATTTTGGCGCAGATATCGTCGTTTACTCGGCAACAAAATTCATTGGTGGTCATGGGGTTGCAATTGGTGGCGCGGTCATTGATTCAGGTAAATTTAACTGGGCAAATGGCAAATTTCCAAAGCTAGTGGTGCCAGATGATAGCTACAATGGTCTGTCTTATACAAATGACGTTGGCGCGGCGGCTTATATTACCAAACTACGCGTCTCACTCCTTCGTGACACTGGCGCAGCGCTTTCCCCGTTCAACGCATTCCTATTAATTCTAGGATTAGAAACCCTGTCTCTTCGCCTAGAGCAACACGTAAAAAATGCTAAACAAGTCGCCAATTTCTTAAATGACCATCCAAAAGTAGCTTGGGTAAATTATCCGGGTTTAAAAGACAACAAATACCACGAATTAGCCCAAAAATATTTACCAAAAGGACCTGGCTCCATTTTCACTTTTGGGGTTAAAGGTGGCTATGAAGCTGGGAAAAAAGTGATTGAATCTGTGGAATTATTCTCACACCTAGCCAATGTTGGCGACGCAAAATCGCTTATCATCCATCCAGCATCCACGACACATCAACAACTAAGCGAAGAACAACAATTAACAGCTGGCGTGAAACCTGAATCTATTCGCCTTTCTATCGGAATCGAAAATGCGGATGATATTATCCAAGATTTAACGAAAGCATTAGAGCAAATTTAG
- a CDS encoding HdeD family acid-resistance protein, giving the protein MKTFTRILVLLAGIAMIILGVWFLFHPGISLLTSTLMFGFLLLISGIFHTISYFSDRKSQNISGWVLADGILSILLGFLLLFNEFDGTLTLVLLFGMWVLFAGIMRTIGAFTAKQNNVQGWGWILTIGIIGIIVGFIALFNPVVSAIGIVLVVAIFFIVQGIGAIATFFFIGKNS; this is encoded by the coding sequence ATGAAGACTTTTACACGAATTCTTGTTTTATTAGCGGGGATTGCAATGATTATACTAGGGGTTTGGTTCTTATTCCATCCAGGAATTTCATTATTAACCTCCACATTAATGTTTGGTTTCTTATTACTGATTTCTGGTATTTTCCACACAATCTCTTACTTTTCAGACAGAAAATCACAAAATATTTCTGGCTGGGTACTAGCTGACGGAATTTTATCCATCTTACTAGGTTTCTTGCTATTATTTAATGAATTTGACGGAACTTTAACACTCGTATTACTTTTCGGTATGTGGGTATTATTTGCTGGTATTATGCGTACAATTGGCGCATTCACTGCCAAACAAAACAATGTACAAGGCTGGGGCTGGATTTTAACAATCGGTATTATCGGTATCATTGTTGGTTTTATCGCGCTATTCAATCCAGTTGTTTCCGCAATTGGTATCGTCCTTGTCGTTGCGATTTTCTTCATCGTTCAAGGTATCGGCGCAATCGCAACATTCTTCTTTATTGGTAAAAATAGTTAA
- a CDS encoding Ig-like domain-containing protein, whose amino-acid sequence MKTMKKVLATTLAFGLTLSISAPAFAAENNQTNNPTTPTSEVNLKSQLLKSDYGNLSEQGIVTAKTGFTFEAGDTPAVTDFLNITDPSMVAIFRINGDNGPETKIPGTYTYVFTPLFIDGSGCDVPVTYTVTAMPPYATVLSTPTLAQDSTPTVSQFATAENGATLSFKTTPSTTATGTFTTTIVATKDGKTQEYTASYKVVDQTSPVLKEINKDASFEKGKTLTPADLATATDNSGKVTMAFKAGHEADTSTAGKHEAIIVATDEAGNTAELTVTYNVVNKAVTIKTPTINETTSTASTVYGNTSPNVTVEMFNEAGDVIATTTSNAKGNFTFNLKTPFKDNDEFTLVAHDENGNYSEEATYIYVGEIIDNPVVNPDKPVVTPVKPTVKTNPVVKSDSIEKTTPKANSTHTSKKSLPKTGDESSLPLAAIGILLAGGALVVLRKRHA is encoded by the coding sequence ATGAAGACCATGAAAAAAGTATTAGCGACAACTTTAGCTTTTGGACTTACATTATCAATTAGCGCACCAGCATTTGCAGCCGAGAACAATCAGACAAACAATCCAACTACTCCAACTTCAGAGGTTAATTTAAAATCACAATTGTTAAAAAGTGATTATGGTAATCTTTCAGAACAAGGTATTGTAACTGCGAAAACTGGCTTTACATTTGAAGCTGGCGATACACCTGCTGTAACTGATTTTTTGAATATTACTGATCCTTCTATGGTTGCCATTTTTAGAATTAATGGTGATAATGGTCCTGAAACGAAGATTCCAGGAACATACACCTATGTATTTACGCCGCTTTTTATTGATGGTTCTGGCTGTGATGTTCCTGTAACTTACACCGTAACAGCAATGCCTCCTTATGCAACAGTTTTATCTACACCAACACTAGCTCAAGATTCTACACCAACTGTAAGCCAGTTTGCTACAGCTGAAAATGGCGCGACTTTAAGTTTTAAAACCACTCCATCTACTACAGCAACTGGTACTTTTACAACAACTATCGTAGCTACTAAAGATGGCAAAACACAAGAATATACTGCATCTTATAAAGTAGTCGATCAAACATCACCTGTTTTGAAAGAAATTAATAAAGATGCTTCTTTCGAAAAAGGAAAAACATTGACTCCTGCTGATCTTGCAACAGCTACTGATAATTCTGGAAAAGTAACAATGGCTTTCAAAGCTGGACATGAAGCTGATACTTCTACAGCTGGAAAACATGAAGCGATTATTGTAGCAACAGATGAAGCTGGAAACACAGCTGAACTAACTGTCACTTACAATGTTGTTAATAAAGCAGTAACTATTAAAACACCTACTATTAACGAAACTACTAGCACAGCATCAACAGTTTATGGTAATACTTCACCAAATGTAACGGTTGAAATGTTTAATGAAGCTGGCGATGTTATAGCAACTACTACATCTAATGCAAAAGGCAACTTCACTTTCAACTTAAAAACACCTTTCAAGGATAATGATGAATTTACTTTAGTTGCTCATGATGAAAACGGTAACTATAGCGAAGAAGCAACTTATATATACGTTGGCGAAATCATTGACAATCCAGTTGTAAACCCTGATAAACCAGTCGTAACACCAGTAAAACCAACTGTTAAAACTAACCCAGTAGTGAAAAGTGATTCCATAGAAAAAACTACACCTAAAGCAAACAGCACTCATACATCTAAGAAATCACTACCAAAAACAGGGGATGAAAGTTCCCTTCCACTTGCAGCTATTGGTATCCTTTTAGCAGGCGGAGCATTGGTTGTACTTCGTAAAAGACATGCATAA
- a CDS encoding Crp/Fnr family transcriptional regulator — MSLLNEENSFYNVDLLNLLKDSSEAVLPYKRIRFRRNQQILAEGAETDYFYIIEDGVVSMSKNTCKEDSIINFLGKQECIGPLTLLGGAKSPVNYTTISEVSVYQFERKYVLNKFLSSPDVFWQMNALMQSMVTPMLEREGYVNLPSSEKVLAGLIACGERFGRIESDGSCLIPYYFTQKILGNYLNLARAYVATNLRKLEEDGIIALSPKPWRVNNFEIHKQKLKENHESYI, encoded by the coding sequence ATGTCATTACTGAATGAGGAAAATAGCTTTTACAACGTAGATTTACTCAATTTATTAAAAGATTCTAGTGAAGCAGTTCTTCCATATAAAAGAATTCGCTTTAGGCGCAACCAACAGATTTTAGCTGAAGGCGCGGAAACTGATTATTTCTACATCATTGAAGATGGTGTCGTTTCTATGAGTAAAAATACTTGTAAAGAAGATAGCATCATTAACTTCTTGGGTAAACAAGAATGTATCGGGCCGCTTACACTTCTGGGCGGGGCAAAATCACCAGTAAATTACACAACGATAAGTGAAGTGAGTGTTTATCAATTTGAACGTAAATATGTTCTTAATAAATTCTTAAGTTCACCAGATGTTTTTTGGCAGATGAATGCACTTATGCAAAGTATGGTTACACCTATGTTAGAACGGGAAGGTTACGTTAATCTCCCTTCTAGCGAGAAAGTTTTAGCGGGATTAATTGCTTGTGGGGAGAGATTTGGAAGAATCGAGTCGGATGGTTCTTGTTTGATTCCCTATTATTTCACCCAAAAAATCTTAGGAAATTATCTAAATTTGGCTCGAGCTTACGTTGCAACTAACCTACGAAAGCTTGAAGAAGATGGCATTATTGCGCTTTCGCCAAAACCTTGGCGTGTTAATAATTTCGAGATTCATAAGCAAAAATTAAAAGAAAATCACGAATCTTACATATGA